From the genome of Culicoidibacter larvae, one region includes:
- a CDS encoding aminoglycoside phosphotransferase family protein, whose product MKKKMIAEGNTAEVFEWSDNQVLKLFRPSFNSKACEKEFAINQELSKLISNLPKAFEMIVEDNRPGIIYERVSSPALLTLSLRKPWLIKEYGRKMARLHFNIHQKDYYGEVIPAMTTILPASISQAIYLNETEKEILLQKITQQSIEYKICHFDFHPGNIMYKRDDEKVIDWMTCCIGNPLADVARTAVMLEFAVIPRVPIFISYLSSIPQRIMNRAYLNEYCLLSGRTIDEIKVWYPIIMASRLQKWLPEAETKRLLKEVRKRLNT is encoded by the coding sequence ATGAAAAAGAAAATGATCGCAGAAGGTAATACCGCAGAAGTTTTTGAATGGTCAGATAACCAAGTTTTAAAACTATTTCGGCCTTCTTTTAACTCAAAAGCATGTGAAAAAGAGTTTGCCATCAATCAAGAATTATCTAAATTAATATCAAACTTACCTAAAGCATTTGAGATGATTGTAGAAGATAATCGACCGGGAATCATATATGAAAGAGTCTCCTCCCCAGCGTTACTTACATTGTCATTAAGAAAGCCATGGCTTATTAAAGAATATGGCAGAAAAATGGCAAGATTACATTTCAATATCCATCAGAAAGATTATTATGGTGAGGTAATTCCTGCGATGACTACAATTCTGCCTGCTAGTATTTCTCAAGCTATATATTTGAATGAAACCGAAAAAGAGATACTTCTCCAAAAAATCACTCAGCAATCTATCGAGTATAAGATTTGCCATTTTGATTTTCATCCAGGCAACATTATGTATAAGCGAGATGACGAGAAAGTTATCGATTGGATGACTTGTTGTATAGGTAATCCTCTAGCTGATGTAGCGAGAACAGCAGTTATGCTAGAATTTGCCGTTATACCAAGAGTACCTATATTTATTAGCTATTTAAGCTCTATCCCTCAAAGAATAATGAATCGTGCTTATTTAAATGAATATTGTTTACTTTCAGGACGAACAATAGACGAGATTAAAGTGTGGTATCCTATTATTATGGCTTCCAGACTGCAAAAATGGCTGCCTGAAGCAGAAACAAAAAGACTATTAAAAGAAGTTAGAAAACGACTAAACACTTAA
- a CDS encoding ROK family protein gives MALLVVDIGGSAVKYGVWDKESLHAKDEFPTPPLRADFFTKMKQILDELGEKYEIEGLGLSCPGETDEKTGKVAGWSFVPFLAFGEFQQTFSDALDGLPVTMMNDANCAGLAEMRYGVGRGHENPLFLIIGSGIGLAFVRDGEIVVDTQSEISLLDKLVTTALQLLHGINVSPVQMGKVVSVKKFQLPDSIEGKDVFELAKQGDKVAKEQVDKMYQSLAEIIIYLQTIFKPEFFAIGGGLSKNKDLLENLQQAITDYLADENPLFLMFRKQVLQEDETMAAPEVKICEYSNDANLIGAALHFYDVQQ, from the coding sequence ATGGCGTTACTAGTTGTAGATATTGGTGGTTCGGCAGTGAAGTATGGTGTGTGGGATAAGGAATCATTACATGCTAAGGATGAGTTTCCGACGCCGCCGTTAAGAGCAGATTTTTTTACTAAGATGAAGCAAATATTGGATGAGCTGGGAGAAAAGTATGAAATTGAAGGTTTGGGACTTAGTTGCCCGGGTGAAACCGATGAAAAGACCGGGAAGGTGGCTGGTTGGAGTTTTGTGCCGTTTTTGGCTTTTGGTGAGTTTCAGCAGACTTTTTCTGATGCATTAGACGGGTTGCCGGTTACGATGATGAATGATGCGAATTGTGCCGGGTTAGCCGAAATGCGGTATGGTGTTGGGAGAGGACACGAAAATCCGTTATTCTTGATTATTGGATCGGGAATTGGCTTGGCATTTGTTCGTGATGGTGAGATTGTCGTTGATACTCAGTCGGAAATTTCGTTGCTGGATAAATTGGTTACTACAGCCTTGCAGTTGTTGCATGGAATTAATGTGTCGCCGGTGCAGATGGGAAAAGTTGTTTCAGTGAAAAAATTTCAGCTTCCGGATAGTATTGAAGGTAAGGATGTTTTTGAGTTGGCGAAGCAAGGGGATAAGGTGGCAAAAGAGCAAGTTGATAAAATGTATCAGTCACTGGCAGAAATTATTATTTACCTGCAGACTATTTTTAAACCGGAGTTTTTTGCAATTGGCGGTGGATTGAGCAAGAATAAAGATTTGCTGGAAAATTTGCAGCAGGCAATTACTGATTATTTGGCAGATGAGAATCCATTGTTTCTGATGTTTAGAAAGCAGGTTTTGCAAGAAGATGAAACAATGGCAGCGCCGGAAGTGAAAATTTGTGAGTATAGTAATGATGCTAACTTAATTGGCGCGGCATTGCATTTTTATGATGTGCAGCAGTAA
- a CDS encoding LytTR family DNA-binding domain-containing protein, translating into MIVHVKEFEAVDVPEITLRCAVFDERLQRLVHSIEFFEVNDKMLGVIDSETHILETKSIYYFESVDNKLFIYTKDEVYQSDLKLYEVEAMLQMQSFIRISKSMIVNLRKIRRIIPGFHRRFIAELLNGENVIISRQYAPILKEKLGM; encoded by the coding sequence ATGATTGTTCATGTAAAAGAATTTGAAGCTGTTGATGTTCCGGAAATTACTTTGCGTTGTGCAGTGTTCGATGAACGCTTGCAACGCTTAGTTCATTCAATTGAATTTTTTGAAGTGAATGATAAGATGTTAGGCGTTATTGATTCGGAAACCCATATTCTGGAAACAAAATCAATTTATTATTTTGAAAGTGTGGATAACAAACTGTTTATTTATACAAAAGATGAGGTCTATCAATCTGATTTGAAGCTATATGAGGTAGAGGCCATGCTACAAATGCAGTCATTTATCCGCATCTCAAAGTCTATGATTGTTAACCTGCGGAAAATCCGACGGATCATCCCCGGATTTCACCGCCGCTTCATTGCTGAATTACTGAATGGCGAGAATGTTATTATTTCTCGCCAATATGCACCAATACTTAAAGAGAAGTTAGGAATGTGA
- a CDS encoding DUF3021 family protein, producing MNNILKMIVRNMLAIFSGSILAMSMFFIVFSQAFVPVYIILILAGLSLFLAASQVLLLSINDNYSRLEILIRSAIFLLVVVISVGGLALLFNWLHNVFEFLILTAIIVVTYVVIWIGMYLRDVHELSAINKKLEEYNRDI from the coding sequence ATGAATAATATATTAAAAATGATTGTTCGCAATATGCTGGCGATTTTCTCAGGCAGCATTTTGGCAATGAGCATGTTTTTTATTGTTTTCAGTCAGGCATTTGTGCCAGTGTATATAATTCTGATTTTGGCTGGATTGAGTTTGTTTCTTGCTGCCAGTCAAGTGTTGTTGCTATCAATCAATGATAATTACTCGCGACTAGAAATACTAATCAGAAGCGCGATATTTTTATTGGTGGTTGTTATTAGTGTCGGTGGTTTGGCTTTGCTTTTCAACTGGTTGCACAATGTGTTTGAATTCTTAATTTTGACGGCAATTATTGTTGTTACCTACGTAGTTATTTGGATAGGTATGTATTTGCGTGATGTTCATGAGCTTTCAGCGATTAACAAAAAACTTGAAGAGTATAATCGTGATATATAA
- a CDS encoding SdrD B-like domain-containing protein, whose product MKNVCRKLAQFMLALLIMVGAYSTQMRVSAANEAVNVSIVPSSTAVASGELFYYTVTLGFSGTTVNYSDMDVIIDLPEGISNIVSLPNINGVSGTYDVLSRKVVYHFDTVNSGAVYDITIGVSFKDFLTPNNTSEQAQVTVQGTATDSGSGVSTNINQSKTADAVVVGATPYQEIRKSTMNNKIIVGEVFPYYITYKSHDNSTSQGHLKWETITIVDTLPAGLEFQSATLGGVYDAGTHSVSWHFVGTEDSSAYPYKNMVVFVKVTDSSLAGSDITNRVSVSSVALGESTPHILASEVTLPVVGAGLGDPSTKIGINKVADKAKYGLDADISFSITGLSNNTDVTLEDYTIIDRNWSPELALKKIYLSGVRGMLPSSTYYLDYTVDDQSVADNMVTWINAASYTTNAAGDDLSAKTIAVADLGLPTGTQVTGIRVRLGNVPTGFSFADNANGNQRIRLTYAVSDASFTGGEVENTAKAKFVYNNTVIDSEKTATTLIEGESSPTIGVEKTVANLGPFLPNGYIDYKISAFVSSGGGVGAQDFVVSDLLPVGVTYVTGSLSVSPTAMAPDRIEIIDDYNGSGRQLIRMIYSDEVDMGTAIYYNFRTLVANEAGYGTITNTAYASASNLTDPSVLNYNYQTDVNDVNGNGSVDDYVVYADVQSTIEVATKITSEKLVRGELDKDPSNPNAGFSKYPGVATTTPGGQIEYQLKVTNDSNIAVKDVVVMDILPKRGDIGVVDHSARLSEWSPYLSDELEAPSNTTIYYTTAENPSRSELVGVSDPVGAEDPMWSETPPADLTQITALLFKIDVQMEPGESRVFEWKMRAPIGAPTSGEVAWNSFAFSATNTVTGNSISATEPNKVGTKIQPNPKSSLGDFVWLDVNNNGIQDVGESGVNGVRVHLLDISDNILDTTLTGDNFDGAPGYYGFVNLDAGTYKVEFVLPDGYVFTVPAAGGDSALDSDVILDGKTNMIVLGIGEDNQDIDAGLIVKLPEEPKEETTDNNTSDNNQTEPNTELPVTGANQYEFAIVGGSFILGGITIALMKRRK is encoded by the coding sequence ATGAAAAATGTTTGTAGAAAGTTAGCGCAATTTATGTTGGCGCTTTTAATTATGGTTGGTGCGTATAGTACGCAGATGCGAGTGTCGGCTGCAAATGAGGCCGTGAATGTAAGTATTGTGCCATCAAGTACAGCAGTGGCGAGTGGTGAGTTGTTCTACTATACGGTGACACTTGGGTTCTCGGGAACAACAGTTAACTACAGTGATATGGACGTTATTATCGATTTGCCTGAGGGTATTAGCAATATTGTATCGCTACCGAATATTAATGGTGTAAGCGGAACATATGACGTACTGAGTCGCAAAGTAGTTTACCATTTTGACACAGTTAACTCCGGCGCGGTTTACGATATTACTATTGGTGTTTCATTTAAGGATTTTTTGACGCCAAATAATACTAGTGAGCAAGCTCAAGTAACCGTCCAAGGTACGGCTACTGATTCAGGAAGTGGTGTATCGACGAACATTAACCAGAGCAAGACGGCTGATGCGGTCGTAGTCGGAGCAACACCTTATCAAGAAATTCGCAAGTCAACAATGAACAATAAGATTATTGTTGGTGAGGTCTTCCCTTACTATATTACATATAAATCTCATGATAATTCAACAAGTCAGGGTCACTTGAAATGGGAGACAATAACAATTGTTGATACGCTGCCGGCCGGACTTGAGTTTCAGAGTGCGACTTTAGGTGGGGTTTATGATGCTGGCACTCATAGTGTTAGTTGGCATTTTGTCGGTACTGAGGATTCAAGTGCTTATCCCTACAAAAACATGGTAGTCTTTGTAAAGGTAACTGATTCTAGCTTGGCAGGAAGCGATATTACCAACAGGGTCAGTGTTTCCAGTGTTGCATTGGGTGAGAGTACACCTCATATTTTAGCTTCAGAAGTGACGCTTCCAGTTGTTGGTGCCGGGCTTGGTGACCCTTCTACCAAAATTGGTATCAATAAAGTAGCCGATAAAGCGAAATATGGGCTGGATGCTGATATTAGTTTCAGCATTACCGGTTTATCTAATAATACTGATGTGACTTTAGAGGACTACACAATTATTGATAGAAACTGGAGTCCGGAACTTGCATTGAAGAAAATATATTTGAGTGGTGTTCGCGGTATGCTGCCAAGTTCAACTTATTATTTGGATTATACTGTTGATGATCAATCAGTGGCTGATAATATGGTTACTTGGATTAATGCTGCCAGCTACACAACAAATGCTGCCGGGGATGATCTAAGCGCAAAGACAATTGCTGTTGCTGATTTAGGGTTGCCGACAGGAACGCAAGTGACCGGCATCCGGGTGCGTTTGGGGAATGTACCGACTGGGTTTTCATTTGCGGATAACGCAAATGGAAACCAACGAATTCGTTTGACGTATGCTGTTAGTGATGCAAGTTTTACTGGCGGTGAAGTTGAAAATACAGCGAAGGCAAAGTTTGTTTATAATAATACGGTTATTGATTCTGAGAAAACAGCAACGACTTTAATTGAGGGGGAGAGTTCGCCAACAATTGGGGTGGAAAAGACAGTTGCGAATCTGGGGCCATTTTTACCAAATGGGTATATTGATTATAAGATAAGTGCGTTTGTTTCAAGTGGCGGTGGGGTAGGTGCGCAAGATTTTGTGGTCAGTGATTTATTACCGGTGGGAGTGACGTATGTAACTGGTAGTTTGTCGGTAAGCCCGACTGCAATGGCCCCGGACCGTATTGAGATTATTGATGATTATAATGGCAGTGGGCGGCAACTGATTCGGATGATATATAGTGACGAGGTAGATATGGGAACAGCTATATATTATAATTTTAGAACTTTGGTAGCTAATGAAGCGGGATATGGCACAATAACTAATACAGCCTATGCCAGTGCATCAAATTTAACTGACCCGAGTGTTTTAAATTATAACTATCAAACTGATGTTAATGATGTCAATGGGAATGGTTCAGTTGATGACTATGTAGTATATGCCGATGTTCAGAGTACTATTGAAGTCGCTACAAAAATCACTTCTGAAAAACTTGTTCGTGGTGAATTAGATAAAGATCCGAGCAATCCTAATGCTGGCTTTAGTAAATATCCAGGTGTTGCTACCACCACACCTGGTGGACAGATTGAATATCAGTTAAAAGTTACTAATGATTCAAATATTGCGGTTAAAGATGTTGTGGTTATGGATATTTTACCTAAACGCGGTGATATTGGTGTTGTTGATCATAGCGCGCGCTTATCTGAATGGAGCCCATACTTAAGTGATGAACTGGAAGCTCCAAGCAATACAACAATTTATTATACGACGGCCGAGAATCCATCGAGATCGGAGCTTGTTGGTGTTAGTGATCCGGTTGGAGCAGAAGATCCTATGTGGTCTGAGACACCACCTGCAGATTTAACTCAGATTACAGCACTGCTATTTAAAATTGATGTACAAATGGAGCCGGGTGAAAGCCGAGTATTTGAATGGAAGATGCGAGCACCGATTGGCGCACCAACAAGCGGAGAAGTTGCCTGGAATTCATTTGCTTTTAGTGCTACAAACACGGTAACCGGTAATTCTATTTCGGCTACTGAGCCAAATAAAGTAGGCACGAAGATTCAACCTAATCCAAAATCGTCGTTGGGTGATTTTGTTTGGCTGGATGTCAATAATAATGGTATTCAAGATGTTGGTGAATCAGGGGTGAATGGTGTACGGGTTCATTTATTAGATATTAGTGATAATATTTTGGATACAACATTAACCGGGGATAATTTTGATGGTGCTCCGGGTTACTATGGTTTTGTTAATCTTGATGCGGGAACTTATAAGGTGGAATTTGTCTTGCCAGATGGATATGTGTTTACAGTGCCGGCAGCTGGTGGGGATTCAGCTTTAGATTCGGATGTTATTCTTGATGGAAAGACTAATATGATTGTGCTTGGCATTGGTGAAGATAATCAAGACATTGATGCTGGATTAATAGTAAAGCTTCCGGAGGAACCAAAAGAAGAGACGACAGATAATAATACTAGTGATAATAATCAGACTGAGCCAAATACGGAGTTGCCCGTTACTGGAGCAAATCAGTATGAATTTGCGATTGTTGGCGGTAGTTTTATACTAGGCGGTATCACCATTGCTTTGATGAAACGCAGAAAATAG
- the secG gene encoding preprotein translocase subunit SecG yields MDIWVILSVVISVVAIILIGAQGSKSEDASTAIMGGAQDTKLFAETKERGIDLFLTRATAVTTGLFFVFILLSWYL; encoded by the coding sequence ATGGATATTTGGGTAATATTATCAGTCGTGATTTCGGTTGTAGCGATTATTTTGATTGGTGCACAGGGATCAAAGTCTGAAGATGCTTCTACCGCAATTATGGGTGGAGCGCAAGATACCAAATTATTTGCTGAGACAAAAGAGCGAGGAATAGATTTATTCTTAACACGAGCAACAGCGGTAACAACCGGATTGTTCTTTGTATTTATTCTTTTATCTTGGTACTTATAA
- the rnr gene encoding ribonuclease R — MNDWQEKILAFMQAKEYVPMERIDMAEEMEIVAGDDYKQFLQALVSLEDKHIIYRSKRDRYVLAENMQIYAGTFIAHEKGMGFVRPDNKEIESDFFIPPNEINGAFHGDHVLIQVYRQGNEDKRAEAKVIDILERSKQPIVGELELFDKDYFWLVPDEKRMLAKILVRRKSKLSIMDGHKVVVVPKEYRDNGIVIAEVQTILGHKNDPGVDILSIIYKHGIPVDFEQAVLDEAAAVSETLAPEDYIGRRDLRNNTIITIDGEDAKDLDDAVEVERLDNGNYRLGVHIADVSHYVQPQTALSRSAYDRGTSVYLVDRVVPMLPHRLSNGICSLNPHVDRLTLSCDMEIDDSGKVVNYDIYASVIQTTERMTYTNVNKIIAGDDELVRDRYKVLLPMIENMHQLAQILQKKRTNRGAIEFDIPESKISVDKDGKPLAIGLRERGISERIIEQFMLEANETIATHFYWLQLPFIYRVHEEPNPKKLDVFRKLASNLGYRLHVGNEEVHPKALQEILHKAEHTPEEGVISSLLLRSMQKARYAPECLGHYGLAAQYYTHFTSPIRRYPDLIVHRLIHQFLLEQRTDVQELERWQRDLPEIAANTSYAERRAIDCERDVDAMKKAEFMMDYIGEEFDGIISSVTSFGMFIELPNTVEGLVHVVDLTDDHYEYVPEQLLLRGLRTKKQFKIGDAVRIIVTAADKDTATVDFAVVGMKANRPKKRVAPSPDGKRKTPFKEQERFNGVKKKRESKRGTKAREGSRHGGKNHRKK; from the coding sequence ATGAACGACTGGCAAGAAAAAATATTAGCATTTATGCAAGCTAAAGAATACGTGCCAATGGAACGTATTGATATGGCTGAGGAGATGGAAATTGTCGCTGGCGATGATTATAAGCAGTTTCTGCAGGCTCTGGTGAGTTTAGAAGATAAGCACATAATCTATCGTTCGAAGCGCGATAGATATGTGCTCGCGGAGAATATGCAGATTTATGCAGGAACTTTTATAGCACATGAAAAGGGGATGGGTTTTGTTCGTCCTGATAATAAAGAGATTGAGTCTGATTTTTTCATTCCGCCGAATGAGATTAACGGGGCTTTTCATGGCGATCATGTTTTAATTCAAGTTTATCGCCAAGGGAATGAAGATAAACGTGCAGAGGCAAAGGTTATTGATATTTTAGAGCGTTCAAAGCAGCCGATTGTTGGTGAGTTGGAGCTTTTTGATAAAGATTACTTTTGGCTGGTTCCGGATGAAAAGCGGATGCTGGCGAAGATTTTAGTGCGTCGGAAGTCTAAGCTTTCGATTATGGATGGTCACAAGGTTGTGGTTGTACCGAAAGAGTATCGTGATAATGGTATTGTTATTGCAGAGGTACAGACAATTTTGGGGCATAAGAATGACCCAGGCGTTGATATTTTATCAATTATTTACAAACATGGTATTCCGGTTGACTTTGAGCAGGCGGTTTTGGATGAGGCGGCGGCAGTCAGTGAGACGCTTGCGCCGGAAGATTATATTGGGCGCCGTGATTTGCGTAACAATACGATTATTACTATTGATGGCGAAGATGCTAAAGATTTAGATGATGCTGTTGAGGTTGAACGTTTGGATAATGGTAATTATCGATTAGGTGTGCATATTGCGGATGTCAGCCATTATGTGCAACCACAAACAGCTTTATCAAGATCAGCTTATGATCGTGGTACCAGTGTTTACTTGGTGGACCGGGTTGTGCCGATGTTACCACACCGACTTTCTAATGGTATTTGTTCGTTGAACCCTCACGTTGATCGTTTGACATTGTCATGTGATATGGAAATTGATGACTCAGGAAAAGTCGTTAATTATGATATTTATGCTAGTGTTATTCAGACGACTGAGCGGATGACATATACTAATGTTAATAAGATAATTGCCGGTGACGATGAGTTAGTTCGCGATCGGTATAAGGTTTTATTACCGATGATTGAGAATATGCATCAATTGGCTCAGATTTTACAGAAAAAAAGAACTAATCGCGGGGCGATTGAGTTTGATATACCTGAGTCAAAAATCAGTGTGGATAAGGATGGCAAACCATTAGCGATTGGTTTGCGTGAGCGAGGTATAAGCGAGCGAATTATTGAGCAGTTTATGCTTGAAGCGAATGAAACGATAGCAACCCATTTTTATTGGTTGCAGCTACCGTTTATTTATCGAGTGCATGAGGAGCCAAATCCTAAGAAGTTAGATGTATTCCGTAAGTTGGCTAGTAATCTAGGATATCGTTTGCATGTTGGTAATGAGGAAGTACATCCAAAGGCGTTGCAAGAAATTCTGCATAAGGCAGAACACACTCCGGAGGAGGGTGTTATTTCGTCACTGTTGTTGCGTTCAATGCAGAAGGCGCGGTACGCGCCGGAGTGTTTAGGGCACTATGGTTTAGCTGCTCAGTATTATACTCATTTTACATCTCCGATTCGCCGCTATCCTGACTTGATTGTGCATCGGCTTATTCATCAGTTCTTGCTTGAGCAACGAACTGATGTTCAAGAGCTTGAGCGATGGCAACGGGATCTTCCTGAGATTGCTGCTAATACGTCTTACGCGGAGCGCCGGGCAATTGATTGTGAGCGCGATGTTGATGCGATGAAGAAGGCCGAGTTTATGATGGACTATATTGGTGAGGAGTTCGACGGTATTATTTCATCAGTGACTTCGTTTGGTATGTTTATCGAGTTACCGAATACGGTTGAGGGGCTTGTTCACGTGGTTGATTTGACGGATGATCATTATGAATATGTGCCTGAGCAGTTGTTGCTTCGTGGTTTGCGGACGAAGAAGCAGTTTAAGATTGGTGATGCAGTGCGGATAATTGTAACTGCTGCAGATAAGGATACGGCAACCGTTGATTTTGCGGTTGTCGGGATGAAGGCCAACCGGCCGAAGAAACGTGTGGCTCCAAGTCCTGATGGCAAGCGTAAGACGCCGTTTAAGGAGCAGGAGCGCTTTAATGGTGTGAAGAAAAAGCGTGAGAGCAAGCGTGGCACGAAAGCAAGGGAGGGGAGCCGGCATGGCGGGAAAAATCATCGCAAAAAATAA
- the smpB gene encoding SsrA-binding protein SmpB: protein MAGKIIAKNKKAYHDYFIEDTFECGIVLVGTEIKAVRAGHVQLKDSFARVKNGEVYIHNMHISPYEHGNIFNHEATRVRKLLLHRREILKINQAITQDGYTLVPLQLHFKNGFAKIVVGIGKGKKNYDKRESLKQKDMQRDIARAFKDNQR, encoded by the coding sequence ATGGCGGGAAAAATCATCGCAAAAAATAAGAAAGCGTACCATGATTACTTTATTGAAGATACTTTTGAGTGCGGTATTGTATTGGTCGGCACTGAAATTAAGGCTGTACGTGCCGGGCATGTACAGCTTAAGGATAGTTTTGCACGCGTCAAAAATGGGGAAGTGTATATCCATAATATGCACATAAGTCCTTATGAACATGGGAATATTTTCAATCATGAGGCGACAAGGGTACGTAAATTGTTGTTGCATAGACGTGAAATTCTTAAGATTAACCAAGCAATTACACAAGATGGGTACACTTTAGTTCCACTTCAATTGCATTTCAAAAATGGCTTTGCTAAAATAGTAGTAGGGATTGGTAAGGGTAAGAAGAACTATGATAAGCGGGAAAGCTTGAAACAAAAGGATATGCAGCGAGATATTGCTCGTGCGTTTAAAGATAATCAACGATAG
- a CDS encoding response regulator transcription factor — MKYKINIVEDEKDLQAVAKSYLEREGYEVTTFDDGNQAMEAIGTGPHLWILDIMLPGMDGFELLKYIKEKNSHTPVIFVSARNQDFDRILGLEMGSDDYLTKPYSPRELVIRTKRILERVYGNTDSENLQYQTYKIDITRRSVTEKNNEIDLTAKEFDLLEFFITHKGQALSREQIIHAVWDNTYFGSDRVVDDLLRRLRKKMPALDIETIYGFGYRLK; from the coding sequence ATGAAATATAAAATTAATATTGTTGAAGATGAGAAAGATTTGCAAGCTGTTGCAAAATCATACCTTGAAAGAGAAGGTTATGAGGTTACTACTTTTGATGATGGTAATCAGGCAATGGAAGCAATCGGAACTGGACCACACCTTTGGATTTTAGACATAATGTTACCTGGTATGGATGGGTTTGAACTGTTAAAGTATATTAAAGAAAAAAATAGTCATACGCCGGTTATTTTTGTTTCAGCTCGTAATCAAGACTTTGATCGTATTTTAGGTCTTGAAATGGGTAGTGATGATTACCTAACTAAACCATATTCACCAAGAGAATTGGTAATTCGTACAAAACGCATTTTGGAACGGGTATATGGTAACACTGACAGTGAAAACTTACAGTATCAGACATATAAAATTGATATTACACGCCGTAGTGTAACAGAAAAGAATAATGAGATTGATTTAACTGCCAAAGAATTTGACTTACTTGAATTTTTCATAACTCATAAAGGACAGGCATTATCACGTGAACAGATTATTCATGCTGTTTGGGATAATACTTATTTTGGAAGTGACCGGGTTGTCGATGACTTACTTCGTCGCTTACGTAAAAAAATGCCTGCACTTGATATTGAAACAATTTATGGATTCGGATATCGTTTGAAATAA
- a CDS encoding sensor histidine kinase, with product MIRKSGLKLSRQIILIFVIWMVTVILIITGLVQRTIITISEENAFVYLEQQETKYHYTGEDNYVKSEDASSYFNLPGQIHEGDGTASLFDPDHQINTDDINGFQNELLAYSKDKEEGVFDFDGDVYYFYRIDDKDGIWVSFINQLDIIRVSNDAIIQLLIPILIISGVGLIGAVFWVRYIVRPLREMEEQVQKISRRDWNQQLIIPRSDEVGQLAESIDNMRQQLIEQDQMQQRMLQHISHDLKTPISIISACAESIQDGVYPYGTLEETANVILKQSNRLNRKVKDLLYVTQLEYLLSQDAREYQSVDIQAILEDVTFQMKYRFPQFEWEIELKPLAFFGDEESWRIVFENILENEVRYANTKLIVRTDEDSVYLANDGEPIAEDVISNIYNPYVKDEKGHYGLGMTIVSRTLQLFNYNITITNGDMVEFVIRKQEEKE from the coding sequence ATGATTCGTAAATCGGGCTTAAAGTTATCAAGACAAATTATTCTTATATTTGTTATTTGGATGGTAACGGTAATTTTAATTATTACCGGATTAGTTCAGAGAACTATTATTACAATTTCTGAAGAAAATGCCTTTGTTTATCTTGAGCAACAAGAGACAAAGTATCATTATACCGGAGAAGATAATTATGTTAAGAGCGAAGATGCTTCCTCTTATTTTAACCTGCCCGGACAAATTCACGAGGGTGATGGAACTGCCAGTCTATTTGACCCAGATCATCAAATAAATACTGATGATATCAACGGCTTCCAAAATGAATTACTTGCGTATAGTAAGGATAAAGAGGAAGGTGTATTTGATTTTGACGGAGATGTGTACTATTTTTACCGTATCGACGATAAAGATGGAATCTGGGTTTCGTTTATCAATCAATTAGATATTATTAGGGTAAGTAATGACGCAATCATTCAATTATTGATTCCGATTTTAATTATTTCGGGTGTTGGTCTTATTGGTGCTGTATTCTGGGTTCGTTACATTGTTCGACCGCTTCGCGAGATGGAAGAACAGGTACAGAAAATTTCACGACGCGACTGGAATCAACAATTAATTATTCCGCGAAGTGATGAAGTTGGTCAATTGGCTGAGTCAATTGATAATATGCGTCAGCAACTTATTGAACAAGATCAAATGCAGCAACGAATGTTGCAACATATTTCGCATGATTTAAAAACACCTATTTCTATTATTAGTGCTTGTGCTGAAAGTATTCAGGATGGTGTCTATCCATATGGAACCCTTGAAGAAACTGCTAATGTTATTTTAAAGCAGTCAAACCGATTAAATCGTAAGGTAAAAGATTTGTTATATGTTACTCAGCTGGAATATTTACTTTCACAAGATGCTCGCGAATATCAATCTGTTGATATTCAGGCGATATTGGAAGATGTAACTTTCCAGATGAAGTATCGCTTTCCTCAGTTTGAATGGGAAATTGAGCTGAAGCCTTTGGCTTTCTTCGGTGATGAAGAAAGCTGGAGAATAGTTTTTGAAAACATTCTTGAAAATGAAGTTCGTTATGCCAATACTAAGTTAATTGTGCGGACTGATGAAGATAGTGTATATTTAGCAAATGATGGTGAGCCTATTGCTGAGGATGTGATTAGTAATATTTATAATCCTTATGTTAAGGATGAAAAGGGTCACTATGGTTTAGGGATGACTATTGTTAGCCGGACGTTACAGCTTTTCAATTACAATATTACGATTACTAATGGCGACATGGTTGAGTTTGTAATTAGAAAGCAAGAAGAGAAAGAATAG